In Hippoglossus stenolepis isolate QCI-W04-F060 chromosome 5, HSTE1.2, whole genome shotgun sequence, one genomic interval encodes:
- the bhlhe41 gene encoding class E basic helix-loop-helix protein 41 isoform X2: MDERIPHLQDRQFMEHAEFLGVDYPSIYMCKSKRGIKREDGGKDAYKLPHRLIEKKRRDRINECIGQLKDLLPEHLKLSTLGHLEKAVVLELTLKHLNALTAVTEQQHQKIIALQNGDRSMKSSIHADLDAFHSGFQACAKEVLQYLSQFENWTAREQRCAQLISHLHKVLAQVQPGAPLLQHQLPAGDAQEGQKADSQANCVPVIQRTQGGELNENDTDTDSGYGGEAEKSDGKDKDCARNKGQGPKAVKIKQEFGDERAAKKPKMSWSGNGLGGADASRPDLALMNSLMGISSVGQQTPICMPFYFINPSAAASYMPLFDKSNIEKYMYPAAAALASPFPWLYPAHASAAAAAAAAAAFPGLSAHFGGSDQSKDCLSPDREESHETEASSPDEREESLASDDGEDDAGDAFQENKSSTHDQFPACPMS, translated from the exons ATGGATGAAAGAATACCGCATTTACAGGACAGACAGTTCATGGAGCACGCAGAATTCTTGGG GGTGGATTACCCCTCGATCTACATGTGCAAATCCAAAAGAGGAATAAAAcgagaggatggagggaag GACGCGTACAAGTTACCACACCGGTTGatagagaagaagaggagagacagaatcAACGAATGTATCGGGCAGCTGAAGGATTTGTTACCCGAGCATCTGAAGCTGTCG ACGCTCGGGCATCTGGAGAAAGCAGTTGTCCTGGAGTTAACACTCAAACACCTAAACGCACTGACTGCTGTGACCGAGCAGCAGCACCAGAAGATCATCGCCTTGCAGAATG GGGACCGGTCGATGAAATCTTCCATTCACGCGGACCTGGACGCGTTCCACTCCGGGTTCCAGGCCTGTGCCAAGGAGGTCCTGCAGTACCTGAGTCAGTTTGAGAACTGGACTGCGCGGGAGCAGAGGTGCGCGCAGCTCATCAGCCACCTTCACAAGGTGCTGGCGCAGGTCCAGCCCGGCGCGCCACTGCTCCAGCACCAGCTACCAGCCGGGGACGCACAGGAGGGGCAGAAAGCCGACAGCCAGGCCAACTGCGTCCCGGTCATCCAGAGGACCCAAGGCGGGGAGCTTAACGAGAATGACACAGACACGGATAGTGGATACGGGGGCGAGGCTGAGAAGAGCGATGGCAAAGATAAAGACTGTGCGCGCAACAAGGGGCAGGGACCGAAGGCGGTGAAGATCAAGCAAGAGTTTGGAGACGAGCGCGCTGCCAAGAAGCCAAAGATGAGCTGGTCTGGGAACGGGTTAGGGGGCGCAGACGCCTCCAGGCCTGACCTGGCGCTAATGAACTCTCTGATGGGAATAAGCAGTGTGGGACAGCAGACACCAATCTGTATGCCTTTTTACTTCATCAACCCCTCGGCCGCGGCGTCCTACATGCCTTTGTTCGACAAAAGCAACATTGAAAAGTACATGTACCCAGCGGCGGCTGCTCTTGCGTCCCCATTCCCTTGGCTTTACCCCGCACACGCGTCAGCCgctgcggcggcggctgctgcaGCCGCGTTTCCCGGCTTGTCTGCGCACTTTGGCGGCTCTGATCAGTCCAAGGACTGCCTCTCCCCGGACAGAGAGGAGTCACACGAGACGGAGGCGAGCTCACCTGACGAGCGTGAGGAGAGTCTCGCCAGTGACGACGGGGAGGATGACGCAGGTGATGCGTTCCAGGAGAACAAGAGCAGCACTCATGATCAGTTCCCCGCGTGTCCGATGAGCTAA
- the bhlhe41 gene encoding class E basic helix-loop-helix protein 41 isoform X1: MDERIPHLQDRQFMEHAEFLGVDYPSIYMCKSKRGIKREDGGKQDAYKLPHRLIEKKRRDRINECIGQLKDLLPEHLKLSTLGHLEKAVVLELTLKHLNALTAVTEQQHQKIIALQNGDRSMKSSIHADLDAFHSGFQACAKEVLQYLSQFENWTAREQRCAQLISHLHKVLAQVQPGAPLLQHQLPAGDAQEGQKADSQANCVPVIQRTQGGELNENDTDTDSGYGGEAEKSDGKDKDCARNKGQGPKAVKIKQEFGDERAAKKPKMSWSGNGLGGADASRPDLALMNSLMGISSVGQQTPICMPFYFINPSAAASYMPLFDKSNIEKYMYPAAAALASPFPWLYPAHASAAAAAAAAAAFPGLSAHFGGSDQSKDCLSPDREESHETEASSPDEREESLASDDGEDDAGDAFQENKSSTHDQFPACPMS, from the exons ATGGATGAAAGAATACCGCATTTACAGGACAGACAGTTCATGGAGCACGCAGAATTCTTGGG GGTGGATTACCCCTCGATCTACATGTGCAAATCCAAAAGAGGAATAAAAcgagaggatggagggaag caGGACGCGTACAAGTTACCACACCGGTTGatagagaagaagaggagagacagaatcAACGAATGTATCGGGCAGCTGAAGGATTTGTTACCCGAGCATCTGAAGCTGTCG ACGCTCGGGCATCTGGAGAAAGCAGTTGTCCTGGAGTTAACACTCAAACACCTAAACGCACTGACTGCTGTGACCGAGCAGCAGCACCAGAAGATCATCGCCTTGCAGAATG GGGACCGGTCGATGAAATCTTCCATTCACGCGGACCTGGACGCGTTCCACTCCGGGTTCCAGGCCTGTGCCAAGGAGGTCCTGCAGTACCTGAGTCAGTTTGAGAACTGGACTGCGCGGGAGCAGAGGTGCGCGCAGCTCATCAGCCACCTTCACAAGGTGCTGGCGCAGGTCCAGCCCGGCGCGCCACTGCTCCAGCACCAGCTACCAGCCGGGGACGCACAGGAGGGGCAGAAAGCCGACAGCCAGGCCAACTGCGTCCCGGTCATCCAGAGGACCCAAGGCGGGGAGCTTAACGAGAATGACACAGACACGGATAGTGGATACGGGGGCGAGGCTGAGAAGAGCGATGGCAAAGATAAAGACTGTGCGCGCAACAAGGGGCAGGGACCGAAGGCGGTGAAGATCAAGCAAGAGTTTGGAGACGAGCGCGCTGCCAAGAAGCCAAAGATGAGCTGGTCTGGGAACGGGTTAGGGGGCGCAGACGCCTCCAGGCCTGACCTGGCGCTAATGAACTCTCTGATGGGAATAAGCAGTGTGGGACAGCAGACACCAATCTGTATGCCTTTTTACTTCATCAACCCCTCGGCCGCGGCGTCCTACATGCCTTTGTTCGACAAAAGCAACATTGAAAAGTACATGTACCCAGCGGCGGCTGCTCTTGCGTCCCCATTCCCTTGGCTTTACCCCGCACACGCGTCAGCCgctgcggcggcggctgctgcaGCCGCGTTTCCCGGCTTGTCTGCGCACTTTGGCGGCTCTGATCAGTCCAAGGACTGCCTCTCCCCGGACAGAGAGGAGTCACACGAGACGGAGGCGAGCTCACCTGACGAGCGTGAGGAGAGTCTCGCCAGTGACGACGGGGAGGATGACGCAGGTGATGCGTTCCAGGAGAACAAGAGCAGCACTCATGATCAGTTCCCCGCGTGTCCGATGAGCTAA